The following proteins are encoded in a genomic region of Neisseria perflava:
- the rtcR gene encoding RNA repair transcriptional activator RtcR, with the protein MNTNPKKQVAVSFLGTVLDSGFGQGRWLKWRPNVAMNQRQDFHLDRMELFYAEKYRELADHVKADIQQVSPHTVVNLVPMELANPWDFSEVYTKLHDWAASYPFDTEEETYLTHITTGTHVAQICLFLLVESRQIPGVLLQTAPPKNQRRSMEEGNVGSYEIIDLDLARYDVLAERLAAVRDDAVRYLKSGISTQNAAFNRMIAEIEQVALNSPSPILLSGPTGAGKSMLARRIFELKKARHLIKGTFVDVNCATLRGDGAASALFGHKKGAFTGAAEKREGYLKTADGGVLFLDEIGELGLDEQAMLLKAIEEKHFYPVGSDSEVKSDFQLIAGTNRDLRHEIRAGRFREDLFARINIWNYPLPALANRREDIEPNVEHQLALASQELGRTTRFNKEALAAYLDFAHSNQAPWRGNFRDLAASIMRLATLAPQGRIQVEQVQAEIERLKWLWSEEPFSDGLLHNRPSEKTQNYPDKVDWDTLDLFDKLQLQHVIDECRKHPNMAAAGRALFNISRTERAKVNDSDRLRKYLQRFGLEWGDI; encoded by the coding sequence ATGAATACCAATCCCAAAAAACAAGTCGCCGTCAGCTTTCTCGGTACGGTATTGGACAGCGGTTTCGGTCAGGGCCGTTGGTTGAAATGGCGGCCAAACGTCGCCATGAATCAGCGTCAAGATTTTCATCTCGACCGTATGGAGCTGTTTTATGCGGAGAAATACCGCGAACTGGCGGATCATGTAAAAGCCGATATTCAGCAGGTGTCACCCCACACAGTCGTTAATCTCGTGCCTATGGAGCTGGCAAACCCGTGGGACTTCTCCGAGGTTTATACCAAGCTGCACGATTGGGCAGCAAGCTATCCATTTGATACAGAAGAAGAAACCTATCTCACCCACATCACCACGGGTACGCACGTTGCCCAAATCTGCCTGTTTTTATTGGTGGAATCGCGTCAAATCCCCGGCGTACTTTTACAAACCGCCCCTCCCAAAAACCAAAGACGCAGCATGGAGGAAGGCAATGTCGGCAGTTATGAAATCATCGATTTAGACTTGGCTCGTTACGACGTACTGGCAGAACGCCTTGCCGCCGTACGCGACGATGCAGTGCGCTACCTGAAAAGCGGCATCTCCACCCAAAACGCCGCCTTCAACCGCATGATTGCCGAAATCGAACAAGTCGCGCTCAACTCCCCTTCCCCCATTCTGCTTTCCGGCCCGACAGGCGCAGGCAAATCCATGCTGGCACGCAGGATTTTTGAATTGAAAAAAGCGCGCCATTTGATTAAAGGCACATTTGTCGATGTAAACTGCGCCACCCTTCGCGGCGACGGCGCAGCATCTGCCCTGTTCGGCCACAAAAAAGGCGCCTTTACCGGCGCCGCAGAAAAACGTGAAGGCTATCTGAAAACTGCCGACGGCGGCGTATTGTTTTTAGATGAAATCGGAGAATTGGGCTTGGACGAGCAAGCCATGTTGCTCAAAGCCATTGAAGAAAAACACTTTTATCCCGTCGGCAGCGACAGCGAAGTCAAAAGCGACTTCCAACTCATCGCCGGCACCAACCGCGACCTGCGCCACGAAATCCGCGCCGGACGCTTCCGCGAAGACCTGTTCGCCCGCATCAATATTTGGAACTATCCGCTACCCGCACTCGCCAACCGCCGCGAAGACATCGAGCCCAACGTTGAACACCAGCTCGCCCTAGCTTCGCAAGAACTCGGCCGAACCACCCGCTTCAACAAAGAAGCCCTGGCCGCCTACCTCGACTTCGCCCACTCCAACCAAGCCCCATGGCGCGGTAACTTCCGCGATCTCGCCGCCAGCATCATGCGCCTGGCCACACTCGCGCCCCAAGGCAGGATACAGGTAGAACAAGTCCAAGCCGAAATCGAACGCCTAAAATGGTTATGGTCGGAAGAACCCTTTTCAGACGGCCTCCTACATAACAGGCCGTCTGAAAAAACACAAAACTACCCCGATAAAGTCGATTGGGACACATTGGATTTGTTCGACAAACTGCAACTGCAACACGTCATCGACGAATGCCGCAAACACCCCAACATGGCCGCTGCCGGTCGCGCTTTATTCAATATTTCCCGAACAGAAAGGGCAAAAGTCAATGACAGCGACCGATTAAGGAAATATTTACAGCGATTTGGATTGGAATGGGGGGATATTTAA
- the cas4 gene encoding CRISPR-associated protein Cas4 — MTALLTETQRENQDTRLISLSALQHYAFCPRQCALIHNEQAWMENYLTAQGKALHERVDSGEPETRKGVRFERTVHVSAEKLGINGVLDLVEVDTKTGRLKPVEYKRGKPKPDPMDEIQLCAQGLCLEEMTGQTVSEGALWYMQTRHRVPVVFSDDLRAQTLATIAAVRELLNSGQTPPPNYAKRCKACSLVEICQPELLGKQDRSVGYVAELFGKCF, encoded by the coding sequence ATGACCGCACTTTTAACCGAAACCCAAAGGGAAAATCAGGACACACGCCTGATTTCTCTTTCTGCCCTGCAACACTACGCTTTCTGCCCGCGCCAATGCGCACTGATTCACAACGAGCAGGCGTGGATGGAGAACTATTTGACCGCACAGGGCAAGGCGCTGCATGAGCGAGTGGATTCGGGCGAGCCGGAAACGCGCAAGGGCGTGCGCTTCGAGCGGACGGTGCATGTGTCGGCGGAGAAATTGGGCATCAACGGGGTGTTGGATTTGGTGGAAGTGGACACGAAAACAGGCCGTTTGAAACCTGTGGAATACAAACGCGGCAAGCCTAAACCCGACCCAATGGACGAAATCCAGCTTTGCGCCCAAGGTTTGTGCTTGGAAGAAATGACAGGGCAAACCGTTTCTGAGGGCGCGCTGTGGTATATGCAAACCCGCCATCGCGTCCCCGTCGTGTTTTCAGACGACCTGCGCGCCCAAACACTCGCCACCATCGCCGCCGTGCGCGAACTTCTAAACAGCGGACAAACCCCGCCGCCCAACTACGCCAAACGCTGCAAAGCCTGCTCGCTGGTGGAGATTTGTCAGCCGGAGTTGCTGGGGAAACAGGATAGGAGTGTGGGGTATGTGGCGGAGTTGTTTGGTAAATGCTTTTGA
- a CDS encoding S-(hydroxymethyl)glutathione dehydrogenase/class III alcohol dehydrogenase has protein sequence MKSRAAVAFAPNQPLQIVEIDVEMPRKGEVLIRNTHTGVCHTDAFTLSGSDPEGVFPVVLGHEGAGVVVAVGEGVSSVKPGDHVIPLYTAECGECEFCRSGKTNLCVSVRDTQGKGLMPDGTTRFSYQGQPIYHYMGCSTFSEYSVVAEVSLAKINPKANHEQVCLLGCGVTTGIGAVHNTAKVQEGDSVAVFGLGAIGLAVVQGARQAKAGRIIAIDTNPAKFELAKQFGATDCLNPNDYDKPIKDVLLDINKWGIDHTFECIGNVNVMRQALESAHRGWGQSIIIGVAGAGQEISTRPFQLVTGRVWKGTAFGGVKGRSELPKMVEDSMKGDIQLEPFVTHTMKLDQINEAFELMHEGKSIRAVIHY, from the coding sequence ATCAAATCTCGTGCGGCGGTGGCATTCGCCCCAAATCAACCCTTACAAATTGTGGAAATCGACGTAGAAATGCCGCGTAAAGGCGAGGTGTTAATTCGTAACACTCACACTGGTGTGTGCCATACTGATGCATTTACGTTATCAGGGAGTGATCCTGAAGGCGTGTTTCCTGTGGTACTTGGGCATGAAGGTGCAGGTGTGGTTGTTGCTGTGGGCGAAGGTGTGTCAAGCGTAAAACCAGGTGATCACGTGATTCCTCTTTATACCGCTGAATGTGGTGAATGTGAGTTTTGTCGTTCAGGTAAAACCAACTTGTGCGTCTCAGTGCGTGATACACAAGGTAAAGGCTTAATGCCAGATGGCACGACGCGTTTTTCTTATCAAGGTCAGCCGATCTATCACTATATGGGCTGTTCTACTTTCAGTGAATACTCAGTTGTTGCCGAAGTTTCACTGGCGAAAATCAATCCAAAAGCAAACCATGAACAAGTATGTTTGCTTGGCTGCGGCGTTACCACAGGTATTGGTGCGGTGCATAACACAGCAAAAGTGCAAGAAGGCGACTCTGTGGCGGTGTTTGGCTTGGGGGCGATTGGTTTGGCGGTGGTGCAAGGTGCGCGTCAAGCCAAAGCCGGCCGCATTATCGCCATTGATACCAATCCTGCAAAATTCGAGTTGGCAAAACAGTTTGGTGCAACGGATTGTTTGAATCCGAACGATTACGATAAACCGATCAAAGATGTGTTGTTAGACATCAATAAATGGGGCATAGACCACACCTTTGAATGTATCGGCAACGTAAATGTAATGCGTCAAGCATTAGAAAGCGCACACCGTGGCTGGGGACAATCCATTATCATCGGCGTAGCGGGTGCAGGACAAGAAATTTCAACTCGTCCGTTCCAGTTGGTAACAGGTCGTGTTTGGAAAGGCACGGCATTTGGCGGCGTGAAAGGCCGCTCTGAACTTCCGAAAATGGTGGAAGACTCAATGAAAGGCGACATCCAGTTAGAACCGTTTGTGACCCACACAATGAAACTTGATCAAATTAATGAGGCCTTTGAGTTAATGCACGAAGGTAAATCGATCCGCGCTGTTATTCATTACTAA
- the cas1c gene encoding type I-C CRISPR-associated endonuclease Cas1c — protein sequence MRKLQNTLYITTQGSYLHKERETLVVEQERKKVAQLPVHSIGHIFCFGNVLVSPFLLGFCGENNVNLAFFTENGRYLGRLQGRQSGNVLLRRVQYRVSEQNPVPIARNIIAAKIQASKRVLQRQIRNYGENAAIQSAVDSLNISLRQLKGADGLDVVRGIEGDAAARYFGVFGQLLSEKSGFSFDGRNRRPPRDGVNALLSFVYSILGKDISGALQGVGLDPQVGFLHADRPGRDSLAQDILEEFRAWWADRLVLSLINRGQIKPQDFVTEASGAVSLKADARKLLFQALQAKKQEKIVHPFLGEEVEIGLLPYIQAMLLARHLRGDLAEYPPFLMR from the coding sequence ATGCGCAAACTACAAAACACGCTCTATATCACCACCCAAGGCAGTTATCTGCATAAGGAGCGGGAGACGCTGGTGGTGGAGCAGGAGCGTAAGAAGGTGGCGCAGCTGCCGGTGCATTCCATCGGGCATATTTTCTGTTTTGGGAATGTGCTGGTGTCGCCTTTTCTGCTGGGGTTTTGCGGTGAAAATAATGTGAATTTGGCGTTTTTTACCGAAAACGGGCGTTATTTGGGGCGGCTTCAGGGGCGGCAGAGTGGCAATGTGCTGCTGCGTCGGGTGCAGTATCGGGTGTCGGAGCAAAATCCCGTGCCGATTGCGCGCAATATCATTGCGGCGAAGATTCAGGCGAGTAAGCGGGTGCTTCAGCGGCAGATTCGCAATTACGGCGAGAATGCGGCGATTCAAAGTGCGGTTGATTCTTTGAATATTTCGCTGCGGCAATTGAAGGGCGCGGACGGGCTGGACGTGGTGCGCGGCATTGAAGGCGATGCGGCGGCGCGTTATTTCGGCGTGTTCGGGCAACTTTTGAGCGAAAAAAGCGGCTTTTCTTTTGACGGGCGCAACCGCCGTCCGCCCAGAGACGGGGTGAATGCGCTGTTGTCGTTTGTGTACAGCATCTTGGGCAAGGACATCAGCGGCGCGCTGCAAGGCGTGGGGCTGGATCCGCAGGTGGGTTTTCTGCACGCCGACCGACCGGGACGCGACAGTTTGGCGCAGGATATTTTGGAAGAATTCCGCGCGTGGTGGGCAGACAGGCTGGTGCTTTCCTTGATTAACCGAGGGCAAATCAAACCGCAGGATTTTGTTACTGAGGCAAGCGGCGCGGTAAGCTTAAAAGCCGATGCGCGTAAGCTCTTGTTCCAAGCTTTGCAGGCGAAAAAGCAGGAGAAAATCGTTCATCCGTTTTTGGGCGAAGAAGTGGAAATCGGGCTACTGCCGTATATTCAGGCCATGCTGTTGGCGCGGCATTTGCGTGGGGATTTGGCGGAATATCCGCCGTTTTTGATGAGATAG
- a CDS encoding tRNA(His) guanylyltransferase Thg1 family protein yields MRFDDLDKRLRQYETAYDFCVPQENFIVVRLDGRGFTRLTKEIWQFEAPFDIRFRDLMAHTVRHLMKCGFNVVYGYSESDEISLLLRRDDDTFKRKTRKIISVLAGEASAAFSVAHGQTAAFDARVCVLPNEKLVVDYFRWRHEDSYRNALNAHCYWMLRKKGESVSRATEAVSGLTRAQKHDLLFEHNINFNELPAWQKRGFGVYFQTALKEGFNPKTDETVQVKRQILHTDFELPLGDDYGVFVLEKII; encoded by the coding sequence ATGCGATTCGATGATTTGGACAAACGCTTGCGACAATACGAAACCGCTTATGATTTTTGCGTACCACAGGAAAATTTTATTGTTGTTCGCTTAGACGGGCGCGGTTTTACACGACTAACCAAGGAAATTTGGCAGTTTGAAGCCCCGTTCGACATTCGTTTCCGCGACCTGATGGCGCATACCGTCCGTCATTTGATGAAATGCGGCTTCAATGTGGTGTACGGCTATTCGGAAAGCGATGAAATTTCACTGTTGCTGCGCCGAGACGACGATACGTTCAAACGCAAAACGCGCAAAATCATTTCTGTATTGGCTGGTGAAGCCAGCGCCGCCTTTTCCGTGGCGCACGGGCAGACCGCCGCTTTTGATGCCAGAGTTTGCGTTTTGCCGAACGAAAAACTGGTGGTCGATTATTTCCGTTGGCGGCACGAAGACTCATACCGCAACGCGCTCAACGCCCACTGCTATTGGATGTTGCGCAAGAAAGGAGAAAGCGTGTCCCGCGCCACAGAAGCGGTCAGCGGTCTCACGCGCGCGCAGAAACATGATTTGCTGTTTGAACACAATATCAATTTCAACGAATTGCCCGCATGGCAGAAACGCGGCTTCGGTGTGTATTTTCAGACGGCCTTAAAAGAAGGTTTTAATCCGAAAACTGACGAAACTGTACAAGTAAAACGCCAAATCCTGCATACGGATTTCGAGCTGCCGTTGGGCGATGATTACGGCGTGTTTGTATTGGAAAAAATAATTTAA
- the cas7c gene encoding type I-C CRISPR-associated protein Cas7/Csd2 translates to MTIEKRYDFVFLFDVQDGNPNGDPDAGNLPRIDPQTGEGLVTDVCLKRKVRNFIQMTQNDEHHDIFIREKIILNDLIAEAHQQDEVKDKPNGREKTESARQYMCKRYYDIRTFGAVLTTGENAGQVRGPVQLTFSRSIDPIVTLEHTITRCAPAKEVENPKPEDSEEEKAKKERGRMGRKFTVPYGLYRCHGFISAHFAKQTGFSESDLELFWQALVNMFDHDHSAARGQMNARGLYVFEHSSSLGDAPADSLFKRIQVAKKDGVEVARNFDDYLVSVDDQNLGETKLLRKLG, encoded by the coding sequence ATGACTATTGAAAAACGCTACGACTTTGTCTTTTTATTTGACGTGCAAGACGGCAACCCCAACGGCGATCCCGACGCAGGCAACCTGCCGCGTATCGACCCGCAAACCGGTGAAGGTTTGGTAACCGATGTTTGCCTGAAACGCAAAGTCCGCAATTTTATCCAAATGACTCAAAATGACGAACATCACGATATCTTTATTCGTGAAAAAATCATTCTTAATGATTTAATTGCTGAAGCCCATCAGCAAGATGAAGTAAAAGACAAACCAAATGGGAGAGAAAAAACCGAAAGTGCGCGTCAATATATGTGCAAACGCTATTACGATATTCGTACTTTTGGTGCGGTTTTAACGACAGGTGAGAATGCGGGACAAGTTAGAGGTCCTGTGCAATTGACTTTTTCCCGCTCTATTGATCCGATAGTAACACTTGAACATACGATTACTCGTTGTGCGCCGGCTAAAGAGGTTGAAAATCCGAAACCTGAGGATAGTGAAGAAGAAAAAGCAAAGAAAGAACGTGGAAGAATGGGGCGCAAATTTACAGTCCCTTACGGCCTATACCGCTGCCATGGCTTTATTTCCGCCCACTTCGCCAAGCAAACCGGTTTTTCCGAAAGTGATTTAGAACTGTTTTGGCAGGCACTCGTCAATATGTTCGACCACGACCATTCCGCCGCACGCGGGCAAATGAATGCTCGCGGGCTCTATGTGTTTGAACACAGCAGTAGTCTGGGTGACGCACCTGCTGATAGCCTCTTCAAACGCATTCAGGTTGCTAAAAAAGACGGAGTGGAAGTGGCAAGGAATTTTGACGATTACCTTGTCAGCGTGGACGATCAAAATCTTGGCGAAACCAAGCTGCTGCGTAAATTAGGCTAA
- the cas8c gene encoding type I-C CRISPR-associated protein Cas8c/Csd1 encodes MILHALTQYYQRKAESDGGVAPEGFENKEIPFIIVIDKQGNFIQLEDTRELKGKKKVGRTFLVPKGLGRSGSKSYEVSNLLWDHYGYVLAYAGEKGQEQADKQHASFTAKVNELKQVLPDEAGVTAVAAFLSSAEEKSKVMQATNWVECAKVKGCNLSFRLVEEAVDLVCQSKMVQDYLSVSSDNNEETDDFKEGICLITGKKTLVARKHHQISGIHKQPTPFCAVDKGSTAFHSYGKKQGFAFPVGKQAMFEYTTALNTLLASENRFRIGDVTAICWSAKPTPLEESLASLINGGGKDNPDAHIDAVKSLYKSLYNGKYTEPDGKEKFYLLGLSPNSARIVVRFWHETTVAALSESIAAWYDDLQMVRGENSPYPEYMPLPRLLGNLVLDGKMENLPSDLIAQITDAALNNRVLPVSLLQAALRRNKAEQKITYGRASLLKAYINRAIRAGRLKNMKELTMSLDRNRQDIGYVLGRLFAVLEKTQAEANPGLNATIADRYFGSASSTPIAVFGTLMRLLPHHLNKLEFEGRAVQLQWEIRQILEHCKRFPNHLNLEQQGLFAIGYYHETQFLFTKDALKNLFNEAKTA; translated from the coding sequence ATGATTCTGCACGCACTCACCCAATACTACCAACGCAAAGCCGAAAGCGATGGTGGTGTTGCCCCGGAAGGTTTTGAAAACAAAGAAATCCCGTTCATTATTGTTATAGACAAACAGGGTAATTTTATTCAGCTGGAAGATACCCGTGAGCTGAAAGGTAAGAAGAAAGTTGGCCGCACTTTTTTGGTGCCGAAAGGTTTAGGCAGGAGCGGTTCAAAATCCTACGAAGTAAGCAATTTATTGTGGGATCACTACGGTTATGTGCTTGCCTATGCCGGAGAAAAAGGGCAGGAGCAGGCGGATAAACAGCATGCCAGCTTTACTGCCAAAGTAAACGAATTAAAACAGGTGCTGCCTGATGAGGCAGGTGTTACCGCAGTTGCTGCCTTTTTGTCTTCTGCGGAAGAAAAAAGCAAAGTCATGCAGGCTACCAATTGGGTGGAATGTGCCAAAGTCAAAGGCTGCAATCTCAGCTTCCGATTGGTAGAAGAAGCGGTGGATTTGGTTTGCCAATCTAAAATGGTTCAGGATTATTTGTCCGTCTCTTCTGATAATAATGAAGAAACGGATGATTTCAAAGAGGGAATCTGTCTTATAACAGGCAAAAAAACACTGGTTGCTCGTAAACATCATCAAATTTCTGGTATTCATAAACAACCAACACCTTTTTGTGCGGTTGATAAGGGAAGTACAGCATTTCATTCCTATGGTAAGAAACAGGGGTTTGCATTTCCAGTTGGTAAGCAAGCCATGTTTGAATACACCACAGCCTTAAATACCCTGCTTGCTAGCGAAAACCGCTTCCGTATCGGCGATGTAACAGCCATCTGTTGGAGTGCGAAACCAACTCCGTTGGAAGAGAGTCTTGCTTCTTTGATTAACGGCGGCGGCAAGGACAATCCCGATGCCCATATTGATGCGGTCAAATCGCTTTATAAAAGCTTGTACAACGGCAAATACACAGAACCCGACGGTAAAGAAAAATTCTACCTTTTAGGTCTATCACCCAATTCTGCGCGCATTGTCGTCCGCTTTTGGCATGAAACCACTGTTGCCGCCTTATCCGAAAGCATTGCGGCGTGGTATGACGATTTGCAGATGGTGCGTGGCGAAAACTCGCCATACCCCGAATATATGCCGTTGCCGCGCCTGCTGGGTAATTTAGTGTTGGACGGCAAAATGGAAAACCTGCCATCTGACCTGATTGCCCAAATAACCGATGCCGCACTCAACAACCGCGTTTTACCCGTCAGCCTGTTGCAGGCTGCTTTGCGGCGCAACAAGGCGGAACAGAAAATTACCTATGGCAGGGCAAGTCTGCTTAAAGCCTATATCAATCGCGCAATTCGCGCAGGTCGTCTGAAAAACATGAAGGAGTTAACTATGAGTTTGGATAGAAACCGTCAAGACATTGGCTATGTGCTGGGGCGGCTGTTTGCCGTGCTGGAAAAAACACAGGCCGAAGCCAATCCCGGCTTGAACGCCACCATTGCCGACCGCTATTTCGGTTCGGCAAGCAGTACGCCGATTGCCGTATTCGGCACACTGATGCGCCTGCTGCCGCACCATTTGAATAAGCTGGAATTTGAAGGACGTGCCGTACAACTGCAATGGGAAATCCGCCAGATTTTGGAACATTGTAAGAGATTTCCCAACCATTTGAATTTGGAACAGCAAGGCCTATTCGCCATCGGTTATTACCACGAAACCCAATTTCTGTTTACCAAAGACGCATTGAAAAACCTGTTCAACGAAGCGAAAACCGCATAA
- a CDS encoding LPO_1073/Vpar_1526 family protein, whose product MVLGKNLTLSQGENSVSLQNQGDITGNINIGLSFFEIQDLFEKLFSAKLPSLIENARSESYRAIADFAFKFHEKLNSTVDEVVSGRIDEEMEKRFASSEVQSLISEMVNQVGTKNDISLNEVLANLLMDKLSSNNDDYLINQAISYLKYLNKDQVFFLCFIKYLRDGLYVSVRYGDNQFNSDILDVYQIIRDNVDSLESQADLTQKVKDFYKRYINNISKFFMENISSPVNIDLLTLNNMVFSDKSYTINTLQLLGNSLGVNDYNNENIKTDFPDFIKFIEFMKIDVSELDELIKPLTPFGKCIAKNCNIKID is encoded by the coding sequence ATGGTTTTGGGAAAAAATTTAACATTATCTCAGGGTGAAAATTCTGTATCTTTACAAAATCAAGGAGACATCACTGGTAATATAAATATTGGGCTTTCATTTTTTGAAATTCAAGATCTATTTGAGAAACTATTTTCTGCTAAGTTACCTAGCTTGATAGAAAATGCAAGATCTGAATCATATAGAGCCATTGCAGATTTTGCATTTAAATTTCATGAAAAGCTAAATTCAACTGTCGATGAGGTTGTAAGTGGTCGCATTGATGAAGAAATGGAGAAAAGATTTGCTTCTTCTGAAGTACAAAGTTTAATTAGTGAAATGGTTAACCAAGTTGGGACAAAAAATGATATTTCATTAAATGAGGTATTAGCAAATTTGTTAATGGATAAGTTAAGTAGTAATAATGATGACTATTTGATCAATCAAGCCATATCATATTTAAAATACTTAAACAAGGATCAGGTGTTTTTCTTGTGTTTCATCAAATATCTTAGAGACGGTCTTTATGTTTCAGTTCGCTATGGCGACAACCAATTCAATAGTGATATTCTTGATGTTTATCAAATAATTAGAGATAATGTTGATTCGCTAGAGTCTCAAGCTGATTTAACACAAAAGGTAAAAGATTTTTACAAAAGGTATATAAATAATATTTCGAAATTCTTTATGGAAAATATTTCTTCTCCTGTAAATATTGATTTACTTACTTTGAATAATATGGTTTTTTCTGATAAATCTTATACGATTAACACCTTACAACTTTTGGGTAATAGTTTGGGGGTGAATGATTATAATAACGAAAATATAAAAACTGACTTCCCAGATTTTATTAAGTTTATTGAATTTATGAAAATAGATGTTTCTGAACTTGATGAGTTAATTAAGCCATTAACTCCATTTGGGAAATGTATTGCGAAAAATTGCAATATAAAAATTGATTAA
- the cas2 gene encoding CRISPR-associated endonuclease Cas2, whose translation MLMLITYDISLEDADGQARLRRVAKLCLDYGVRVQYSVFECDIAPDQWVVLKDKLLKTYNPETDSLRFYHLGSKWRRKVEHHGAKPAVDVFKDTLIV comes from the coding sequence ATGCTAATGCTGATTACTTACGATATTTCGCTGGAAGACGCGGACGGACAGGCAAGGCTACGGCGCGTGGCGAAATTGTGTTTGGACTATGGCGTGCGCGTGCAGTATTCGGTGTTCGAATGCGACATCGCGCCCGACCAGTGGGTTGTTTTAAAGGACAAACTTTTGAAAACCTACAACCCCGAAACCGACAGCCTGCGCTTTTACCATTTAGGCAGCAAATGGCGGCGGAAAGTGGAACACCACGGCGCAAAACCGGCAGTAGATGTGTTTAAGGATACGTTGATTGTGTGA
- the fghA gene encoding S-formylglutathione hydrolase: MKLIEQHQIFGGSQQVWAHHAQTLQCEMKFAVYLPDNPENRSLGVVYWLSGLTCTEQNFITKSGFQRYAAEHQVIVVAPDTSPRGEQVPNDDAYDLGQGAGFYLNATEQPWATNYQMYDYILNELPSLIEEKFSTNGKRSIMGHSMGGHGALVLALRNRERYQSVSAFSPILSPSLVPWGEKAFSAYLGEDREKWQQYDANSLIQQGYKVRGMRIDQGLEDEFLPTQLRTEDFIETCRAANQPVDVRFHKGYDHSYYFIASFIGEHIAYHAAFLK, from the coding sequence ATGAAACTGATTGAACAACATCAAATTTTTGGCGGTTCGCAACAAGTTTGGGCACACCATGCCCAAACGTTGCAATGCGAAATGAAATTTGCCGTCTATTTGCCGGATAATCCAGAGAATCGATCGCTTGGTGTGGTTTATTGGCTTTCCGGCTTGACGTGCACTGAACAAAATTTCATTACCAAATCAGGATTTCAGCGTTACGCGGCAGAACATCAAGTGATTGTGGTTGCCCCCGATACCAGCCCTCGCGGAGAGCAAGTACCGAACGATGATGCTTACGATTTGGGGCAGGGGGCGGGCTTTTATTTGAATGCAACCGAGCAGCCTTGGGCGACGAATTATCAAATGTATGATTATATTTTGAACGAGTTGCCTAGTCTGATTGAAGAAAAATTTTCTACCAACGGCAAACGTTCCATTATGGGGCATTCAATGGGCGGACACGGTGCATTGGTATTGGCATTGCGAAACCGGGAACGTTATCAAAGTGTTTCTGCCTTTTCGCCCATTTTGTCGCCAAGCCTCGTGCCTTGGGGAGAAAAAGCCTTTTCTGCCTATTTAGGGGAAGATCGTGAAAAATGGCAGCAATATGATGCCAACTCGCTCATTCAACAAGGCTATAAAGTGCGAGGTATGCGCATTGATCAGGGCTTGGAAGATGAGTTTTTGCCAACACAATTGCGTACCGAAGATTTTATCGAAACCTGCCGTGCGGCAAACCAACCGGTCGATGTGCGCTTCCATAAAGGCTACGATCATAGCTATTACTTCATCGCCAGTTTTATTGGTGAGCATATTGCCTATCATGCGGCATTTTTGAAGTAA